In Ananas comosus cultivar F153 linkage group 10, ASM154086v1, whole genome shotgun sequence, the following proteins share a genomic window:
- the LOC109716639 gene encoding uncharacterized protein DDB_G0279979-like isoform X1 — translation MPSGPRKRKAQRRKKEEREKELEKEKQKDKEEVKEKLNSPATSSSSQDFNHSKKDIHYNEESSKDDTGSSSSSSSSSSSSSSSEEDGEKKKGAADGGEDEAAVGEVKVAEEIAIAIAIEKRVVRPVGDGAGAVPVPDEGADKPFDVLIERDDKLSHESAERAVLWDPSDCPAGESIREEEEPCCRESEETEVNTQAAPAPLLEHRTAWWNCCGMLDAFAGSKKD, via the exons ATGCCCTCAGGTCCCAGGAAGAGGAAAGCacaaagaaggaaaaaggaggagagagagaaagagttggaGAAAGAGAAACAGAAGGATAAAGAAGAAGTGAAAGAGAAACTCAACTCTCCTGccacctcttcttcctctcaag ATTTTAACCACAGCAAAAAGGACATCCACTACAATGAAGAGAGCTCCAAGGATGATACTGggagcagcagtagcagcagcagcagcagcagcagcagcagcagcagtgagGAGGATGGGGAAAAGAAGAAGGGTGCGGCGGACGGCGGTGAGGATGAGGCGGCGGTCGGAGAGGTGAAAGTTGCGGAGGAGATCGCGATCGCGATCGCGATCGAGAAGAGAGTTGTCCGACCTGTCGGTGATGGGGCAGGGGCAGTGCCAGTGCCAGATGAGGGCGCGGATAAGCCGTTTGATGTTTTGATTGAGAGAGATGATAAGTTGTCTCATGAGAGTGCGGAGAGAGCGGTCTTATGGGATCCTTCGGATTGTCCGGCCGGCGAGAGTATTCGAGAGGAGGAAGAGCCGTGCTGCCGAGAGAGTGAGGAAACAGAGGTGAATACTCAG GCTGCTCCTGCACCGCTTTTGGAGCACCGGACTGCGTGGTGGAACTGCTGTGGAATGTTAGATGCGTTCGCCGGATCTAAAAAAGATTGA
- the LOC109716639 gene encoding nuclear localization sequence-binding protein-like isoform X2, whose product MPSGPRKRKAQRRKKEEREKELEKEKQKDKEEVKEKLNSPATSSSSQDFNHSKKDIHYNEESSKDDTGSSSSSSSSSSSSSSSEEDGEKKKGAADGGEDEAAVGEVKVAEEIAIAIAIEKRVVRPVGDGAGAVPVPDEGADKPFDVLIERDDKLSHESAERAVLWDPSDCPAGESIREEEEPCCRESEETEAAPAPLLEHRTAWWNCCGMLDAFAGSKKD is encoded by the exons ATGCCCTCAGGTCCCAGGAAGAGGAAAGCacaaagaaggaaaaaggaggagagagagaaagagttggaGAAAGAGAAACAGAAGGATAAAGAAGAAGTGAAAGAGAAACTCAACTCTCCTGccacctcttcttcctctcaag ATTTTAACCACAGCAAAAAGGACATCCACTACAATGAAGAGAGCTCCAAGGATGATACTGggagcagcagtagcagcagcagcagcagcagcagcagcagcagcagtgagGAGGATGGGGAAAAGAAGAAGGGTGCGGCGGACGGCGGTGAGGATGAGGCGGCGGTCGGAGAGGTGAAAGTTGCGGAGGAGATCGCGATCGCGATCGCGATCGAGAAGAGAGTTGTCCGACCTGTCGGTGATGGGGCAGGGGCAGTGCCAGTGCCAGATGAGGGCGCGGATAAGCCGTTTGATGTTTTGATTGAGAGAGATGATAAGTTGTCTCATGAGAGTGCGGAGAGAGCGGTCTTATGGGATCCTTCGGATTGTCCGGCCGGCGAGAGTATTCGAGAGGAGGAAGAGCCGTGCTGCCGAGAGAGTGAGGAAACAGAG GCTGCTCCTGCACCGCTTTTGGAGCACCGGACTGCGTGGTGGAACTGCTGTGGAATGTTAGATGCGTTCGCCGGATCTAAAAAAGATTGA